In the Treponema maltophilum ATCC 51939 genome, GCAAATGAATCCGCCCCTGTATAAAAACGGCGAGCTGCTTCCGGCTTTCGGCGAGCTTATCTTTTTGCTGTATACGCACACGACGCCCCTGTTTAAACTGCTCGGTTTTATGCGCGCGAGCGAAAACGCCCGCATTAAAAATCGCGTGTACGATATGCTCATAGAAACCGGCTATATGCAAAACGATCGGCAAAAACTCGCCTCGCTTTCTTACGAAGAGCGCAAGCATAGATTCGAGCAAAGCGGTAACATTCAGCGGGAGGCCGAATCGCAAAACCATACTTTGGAAGAACTCATACACATGCTGCGTTCGCCGGCCTTTATTCAAATAGAAGCCACATTAAAAAATCTTGAAATTTTTTACGATTTGTGCGCGTTTAATTTTATCGCATTTTTAAAAGCGTTCAATCCGGCCTTCGATTCTTTGAATCCCGAAAACACCTTCGCGCCGGTTCTCATAGACAAAACGGTAACTTTTTTGCAGGATCTGTATTATATTACTTCCGGCCTTGAAATAAACGCTTCGTTGGCGCGCGCCCTTATGGCGATTGCTTCTTCCGCCCAAAACGATGCCAAGTTGCCTACCGACGAAGTGGTCGTGCACGTAAAAAAAATCGCCGCCGTGCTTACGAAATTTTTGAACGGCGAAACGCTCAAAGCATGTATCTTAATCGCCAAAGACGACGCCTCTTTTAAGCCGGATACCGTTTTTGTAAAATCGTCGCCGCTTGCCGATTATGCATCGCGTTTGCGCACGCGTTTTCAGTCGGAAGAAGAGCGTATAAAAGTCGAGCTGCAGGACAGTCAGCTTGAGCGCGAAACGAAGGACCTGTTCGGCGATACGCCGCTTTTGACTTTGGCTTCATACAACGAAGAAAACAACAAACTGTTAAAGCAGGATTCGGCGGTTTCGTTTTTGTGGATAACGCCGATGCAGATTATAAAAACCTTTTTAAGCCGCTTTTTTGAAGAACAGGTAAAAGGGCTTTTGAACGACATTATTCTCGAAGGTTTTTTTAACAATCCGGAGCAAAAAACGGATTTTTCGTCAACCGTGTATGCATGCAACGATGCTCAGCGGATTTTGAACGCGTTTGAACAATCCTTTGCGAAAGGCGCAAAAAACGATATAAACCTGATTATCGGCTACATGAACGACGGGCGCCGCGATCCCGAATTTTCGCGCAATTTGGCAGTCATGGTGAACAATGTGAATGCGGAAGCCAAGAATTTCGTGCAAACGCAGGTATCGTATTTTTACGATTTATACCGTTATTTGCTGCTTCTTACCGACGATGCAAAAAAGTCCGTTCCGGAAGTTATGTCGAATATAAAATTTTTGTTTACCTCTTCGCGCAACCGCAGCCGCGTCGATTTTCTTGAACAATCGCTGCCGCAGTGGGCGGCTTTTTTGCTCGTGATGAAAAACTATGCGGTTATCGGGCAGGTGGAACTTCCCGCAAAAGCAAACCGATAGTAGTATCGGGCGTCGATAGGAGGATGCTTTGGAACCGAATATACGCCGACGTTTTTCGTATTCATACCGCAACTGCGCTTTAATCATAACCGCGCTGAACGTGCTCGTTTTTATTTTAACCGAAGCGTACCCGCGCTTGAGTGTCTACTTGTCTTTGAATACGGCTTTGATTGTCCGCGCCCATATGTATTGGCAGTTTGTAACGTATATGTTCGTGCATGCGAACCTTATGCATTTGATCGGCAATATGTTGGGCGTCGTGTTTTTCGGCATTGCCGTTGAACGTTCCTTGGGTTCGAAAGAATTTGTGCTTATGTATTTTTTTACGGGAATCGCGTCCGGGGCGCTGTCATTTGCCGTGTATCTTGCGGCGGGCATGCACAATGTGTTTTTGCTCGGCGCTTCGGGTGCCGTGTTCGGCGTTTTGTTGGTGTTTTCCGTTTTGTTTCCGCGTTCGCGCATATATATTTGGGGCGTTTTGCCCGTTCCGGCGCCCCTGCTCGTTGTCGGCTTTGCGCTTATTGAAGCCGCCAATCAGCTTTTCGGCGCCCGCTCCGGAGTCGCGCACATGACACACCTTTTCGGCTTTGCGGCAGCGTGGGCGTATATAAAAATCCGTATGGGACAAAGCCCGTGGAAAATATGGAAAGACGCATACCGGCGCTGAAAATCCTTACACCGGCGCCGAAAGATTTGTCGCTCAAAAACACGCCGCAAAAAACATTGCGAAAGCGCGCGCCGTTTTTTTTCGTAGCGGGCGTATTGATGTTTTTGTACGGATTTTTCTCCGGCACATTTTGCACCCATGCGCAAAACGCGGCATCTTATGAATTTTTGCGCTTCCCGCTGTGGTATCCGATCGACGATCTTCCTTCTTTGCAAAAAACGGGCGGAAAGGGCAAAAAAGCCTATGAGCCGGCCATTGCCGAACTTAAAGCGCTTGCGCCCTTTATGACCGAAGGCTTGGTGTACGGCTGGCGCTTTTCCTATACTCCGTCGGACAAACTGCGCGCCGTTCCCGAATTTTTCGAAGTGCAGCCGATTGTCCGCATCGACGCAGATGACGAACGGCTTTCCTATACCGATGCCGTTTTCGTTCCCGAATCGAACCGGCTTGAATGCTGGGTTGAGTACCGGCTCAGCGAAGCGATGCGCATCAGGCGCCTTCGCTGGCAGTCGGCAGCCTACCCGAAAATCGCAGGCAGGGGAGAAGCGCCGATTTCCGCAGGCGGAGACGGCATAAAAGAAGCGTGCCGCATTGCGCTTAAAAACGCGGTGCGCTCTTATGCGCAAAGCCTCTTAAAAAATAAGCCGAAAGAAATAAGCGGCACCGTACTTTTAACGGACTTGCCCCGCTATTATATAAAAAGCGGAAAGTACTGCGCCGACCTTGATTTTTTTCTGTTTGTGAGTAAAATAGACGAGTATACGCAATTTTAATTCGATATGCGGCTGCGGCCGAAAACCGTATGAAACTTCGGTACAGACGGAAGTTTTTGTTTTGCTTAGGAGGATTGAATGAAAAAGATACTTTTTGGTGTGATTTTTGCTTTGTGCGTCGGAACCGTTTTGTGCGCTCAGATTCCCGAAGACTTGAATGTCGTAAAAATCGAAGAAGAAGCAAAAACGGAAGCCGGTCTTCCGTACACGATGACGATTGAATATCTTCCCGCGACCGGTGAAGCGTTTTTTACGTTTACGATTAATCAAAGCATGTTTAATCAGGCCGATGCGATGATTGCAATTCGCGACCGTGCGATGAAATTCATTCAGGAAACCGAAGAAAAAGGCGTGCGCAAGTACTATCATTATGTGTACCGCGGCGCCGATTCCACAAAATACGACGGTGCAAAAAAGAAAGTATATTATACTTCGCGCATTCGGTTTTTGGAAAAACAGGCAACGGTATATTAAATCGACATGGACATACAAGCTCTCATAAAAAACCTTCATCCGCTTGAAGTGAAGGTTTTGCTCGCCTATACGGCAAAAGACGAACTTACCGCCTCCCGGCTTGAAAAAGACCTCGGCTACAAGGAAGGACATGCGAACCAGGCGTTTTCGTGGCTTACGGGAAAAGGACTTGCCGAAGAAACCGGACGGACGGCGCACACGTATTACGAAATTACCGAACTCGGCCGCAGCGTCGTAAAAATCGGCAGCACGATCGAAGAGCGGTTTGTGAACTTTATAAAAGAACACGGCGCGCACATTCTGCCGAAAATCGCGGCGGCGCTGCACATCGAAAATAAAGACATCGGAAGCGCATTCGGCCAGCTTTCAAAAGACGGCGTTTTGGCGATGAACGACGAAAAGCAGGTTGTCGTAACCGACAAGCCGCTTCCGAAGCGCATTTCGATTGTCAAAGAATTGTTAAAAAGGGCCGCCGCTTCGGAAAACGGTCAGCTCGACCGGGATTCGCTTTCGCCCGAAGAACAGGACATTATTGCAGGACTTGCAAAAAAGCGCGGTGCGGCGGACAGTCCGTTTAAAATCGTCGAGCGTGAAACGGTTACGTATAAACTGACCGATTCATCTGCGCCGGTTGCCGAAGCGCTTAAAAAAGCCGGCATTACCGGAAACGAAATCGGAGAAGTAACGCCTCAATTGCTCGCTTCCGGCGAATGGAAAAACGCAAGCTTCCGCTCGTACAATATCGGCATTCCTCCGGCGCGCGTCATACCCGGCCGCGCAAACGCTTACGTGTCGTTTTTGGAAAGCGTAAAAGATAAACTCGCTTCGCTCGGCTTTGAAGAATTCGACGGGCCGCTTGTCGAAACGGAATTTTGGAACAGCGACGCGCTGTTTATGCCGCAGTTCCACGCGGCGCGCGACATTCACGACGTTTATTACGTAAAAAATCCGATGTACGCAAAAAAAATCGACGAGCCTTTTTTGTCGAACGTAGCCGCCGCACACGAAAACGGCGGCAATACGGGAAGCCGCGGCTGGAATTATACGTTTGACCGCGATTTTACGCGCCGCCTTATTTTGCGCAGTCAGGGAACGGTTTTGTCGGCTCATCAGCTTGCGAAAGCCTCGGTTCCGGGAAAATACTTCGGCATTGCGCGCTGTTTCCGCTACGATAAGGTTGACGCAACCCACTTGTCGGACTTTTATCAAACCGAGGGCATCGTACTCGGCAAAGAAGTAAACCTTAAAACGCTGCTCGGCTTTTTGGAAATGTTCGCCGTCGAAATTGCGGGGGCAACGGACGTCAAATATGTTCCCGGCTACTTCCCCTTTACCGAGCCTTCAATCGAAGTGCACATAAAACACCCCGTTTTGGGCTGGTTCGAACTGGGCGGTTCGGGGATATTCCGTTCCGAAGTTACGAAAGCAATGGGCGTTGAAGTTCCCGTTCTTGCGTGGGGTATCGGTATAGACCGCATGGCGCTTATGGCGCTGGGTATCAACGATTTGCGCGACCTCTTCAGCACCGACATCGAACAAACGCGCCTTCGCCGCGCTTTATAAACGCAACAATCTATGACCGAATCGGAATTGAATGAGCGCGCCGCCGCTCTGGAAGAAAAAAAGCGTTCTCTCGAACGCAGCCGGAATATCTGTTTTTTGGCTTTAGCGTTTATGGCGTACAATATGTGGAAAGCGATACGCGAAGGAACGCCGCCCGTCTGGTTTTATGCCGCGATGGGACTTATTTTGCTTGCGCTGGCCGCAATCGCTTTTTTCGCTCACAAAGGTTCGCTTAAAGCTTCTTCGGAGCTTGCCGAATTGCGGCAAAACAAGCCGAAAGAAGAACCCTCCGCTTTTGATGTATAAAACCGTGCGGCGCGAACCGGAACGTATGCGGATTTTATTTTAAAGCCGCCGGTTTTCGCTACTTTTTTATCCAGCCGCGCGAACGGTCGACCGCGCGCTTCCAGCCGGCATACAGTTCTTCGCGCTTTTCATCGCTCATGTGCGGCGTAAACAAACGGTCGGTTTGCCAATGCGCCAAAATATCGTCTTTGTTTTTCCAAAATCCGACCGCCAAACCCGCCAAAAAAGCCGCTCCGAGCGCCGTCGTTTCAACGTTTTTGGGGCGACACACGCTTGTGTTCATTATGTCGGCTTGGAACTGGAGCATAATATTGCTTACGCTCGCGCCTCCGTCGACCTTTAACGAGGCAACCGGCTGAGATGCGTCTTCGGCCATGCAGTTTATAACGTCTTTTACCTGATAGCAAATCGCTTCCAAAACCGCCCGGCAAATATGCGCTTTTTTTACGCCGCGCGTAAGGCCGATAATCGTACCGCGCGCATACATGTCCCAATAGGGGCTGCCCAAACCGGTAAAGGCCGGCACTATGTATACGCCGTTTGAATCGGGAACCGATTCGGCCAAGCGGTCGATTTCGGGAGCCGAAGAAATAAGTTCAAGTTCGTCGCGCAGCCACTTTATCGTTGCGCCGCCCATAAAAATACTGCCCTCCAAAGCGTACTGCACTTCGTCGTTTATGCCGAGCGCAATGGTGGTAAGGAGCTTGTTTTTTGATACGACCGGAACCGAGCCGGTGTTCATAAGCATAAAGCAGCCCGTTCCGTACGTGTTTTTGACGTCGCCCTTGTTAAAGCAGCCTTGCCCGAACAAAGCCGACTGTTGGTCGCCGACGGCCGAAGCGAGCGGAATCGAAAAGCCGCACACTTGTTCGCTTGTATTGCAGTACACTTCGCTGGAATTGCGTACTTCGGGCAGCATGCAAAGCGGTATGTTGAGCAGGTTTAAAAGATCTTTGTCCCAGCCGCCTGCATAAATATTGTACAACATGGTGCGGCTTGCATTTGTAACGTCCGTAACGTGGCGTTTCCCGCCGCTGAGTTTCCATATAAGCCAGGTATCGATGGTGCCTGCAAGGATTTCACCGTTTTGCGCGCGAGCGCGCAAACCTTCAACATTGTCTAAAATCCATTTTATTTTTGTTGCCGAAAAATACGCGTCGAGCAAAAGTCCGGTTTTTTCGCGGATAACTTCATTCATGCCTTCTTTACGCAAATGTTCGCACAAGCCGGCCGTTCTGCGGCACTGCCACACGACGGCGCGGTATACGGGTTTTCCCGTCGCCTTGTCCCACAGCACAACCGTTTCGCGCTGATTCGTAATGCCCGCCGCGGCAATATCCGAAGCGCGTATGCCGAATTTTTGTTCGGCTTTTTGCACCGTTTCTTTCATGACGGCGAGCTGGCATTCAAAAAGCTCTTCGGCATCGTGTTCGACCCAGCCGGGCTGCGGATAGTATTGCGTAAATTCTTTGTTGCACGAAAGCAGCGGCTGCGCGTCCGCATTATATAAAATCGCGCGGGAACTGGTCGTTCCCTGATCGAGGGCTAAAATGTAATCGTTCATACAGTCCATTGTATCACAGGAAAAGAATTTTACAAGAGGGGTTCCGTTGGAAATTTTTATAATGCGGAATCCCGGAATTGTAAAAAATCGGTAATCAATGGTGTTGAGCAGGAATACCTTATGCATACCTTATGCACCCTGTTTACAAAAACGGCGTTTTATGGTATCGTACTTTTTGCGGACGATTAACTCAGCGGTAGAGTGCTACCTTCACACGGTAGAAGTCACTGGTTCAAATCCAGTATCGTCCAGACAATCTTGTTTCCCGTCATCTCATCTGCACTACTTCATTGTCCTTGCACAAGAAAGCGTAACATGTTACACTGATTAAAACCATGCGGTCAGCATTTTAAAAGGACGTTGATATGAGTGATGAATTAGCTCCCGAAATTGCGGCTTTGCTTGAAAATGCCGAAGCTGATTTGGCGGCGGACGAAGAAATCGAACAAAATCACGAAGAAGATCTTACCGTAGATCCTGCAAACCTGAAACCGACCGCTCCGTGGGCGCCCGTCAACTTGCTCATCAAACATTTTCAGCCGGTAGAGCGTTTTTTTTCCGATACGTACACGACGCAGGTTTTTAACGACGCGTCCTATTACAAGGTTGCGCTCTCGGGTGAAAAAGAAGGCGCTCAGCGCCTGCACACGGTTTTGTCCAAATATTTGAATTGTCAGGACGCAAAAGACCGTACGGTTTTGCGCCAGCAGCTGGTTACGGCTTATTGGGAATTCGTGCGTTCCCTCGCGCCGAAGATGGCGAGCCGCTCGACTCCCGAAATAAAAAAGATGGTGCTGCGCTACGGGGTTGTTTTGCCGTCTTTATTTACGACCGAGCAAAAGGATATGTTTTCCAAAGCGATTGTGGAAAACGTTTCGAACGAACCGGTTTATTATCTTGACGAATGGTTCCGCGATATTGCCGCGGGTCGCATAAAGATTTCGGCTACCGACGAATCGCCCGTGCGCAAAAAACCTGCTGCGGGAAGCGCCGAAGAAGCCGCGCGCATTATGCAGCTTAAAACGAAGAACGCGGGAAAACTGCAATCGGCCGAAAACTTTTTAACGATGAAAGAAAGCGAGCGCGCCATGCTTGAGGCGGAAATACGATCCCGCATAGACATCGTCTTCGATCATCCGCCGATTATGGGTGCCGAACCTCACAAGCAGCCGCTTTCCGAAATGCAAAAACGAATCGTATTCGAAATAAACGAACGGCTGCGCGCTTTTTTAAAAAACGATAAAGAACTGACTTCTTATGCCGCCGAGTTTGAAGAAGCGAAAGAAATTTCCAATTCGTTGGAACAAAAGCTTGCATCCGGCGCCGAACAAAACGTGGAAGTAAGCAGTTCCGAAATCGATACCGAAATAACGACGGTACGCCAAATGGCAAAGATGACCGTCGGGCGGCAGGGAAATCAGTTTCCGATTTTTACGCGCGAGTTTTTTCACTGTATTCCGCGCGAAACCGGCTTCCGTGAAAACGTCATCGATATTATGTCGTGGATAGAATCGGTTGACCCGACCGCTTTTTGCCGCATGCATAAAAACGTGCTGAACCGAATCGTTCCCTTCGTTATTTTAATTCCGACCTACGGCGAATTCGGCTTTTGCTGGGAGCCCTTCGACCGCTACAACCGCATTACGAGCCGCGGCCGCATCGTTATTCCGATGTACCCGAAAAGTTTAAAAGCCGCTTTGCTTATGGCCGTTGCCGATTTACGCTGGCAGGTTGCAAAGGAAAAGGCCTCATATTATTGGATGGAAGAAGGCTTGACCGGACAGTATTATCAGTGGTTTGTGTCGGAAAAACTGAAAGGCGACATAAAAGATTATTTTATAAAAGATTATCTTTTGTGGATGACTAAGGAAAGCGAAGGCGTGCAGCGCCTCGAAAAGGACATCCGCGGGATTTTTTGGCGCCACATGCCTTTTGCTCAAGAGGTAAAAGAAAAACTGCGCACGCGAAGCCTTGTGTATCAGGAACTGTATCAGCGCGACCTTAACCGCGCCATGTCCGACGGATATTGATTGTTTTCAGTCGCGCGGGCCGCGTCGGTTGTGCGAAAAAAGCGGCTCCATTTTATCTTCCAAATTGAATTTTCTTATAACGAATTTTACCGCTTTTTGATAGATAAAAATTCCGGAGATAATCGCGCCCAAAAACAAAAAGGGCAGGGCGGTTCCCAAATTTTCTTTAAAAATAAGGCCGCCTGCAACCGTAAATAAAACGAGCAAAATAAGAATCAGCAAAATGTTGGCAATCGTCGCGGTTATAAGGAATACGATGGTCGTTTGTTTTTTTGTCATGCGTCTTCTCCTTTTGCTTTTGCGCCGGCGGCAAAAAAGGAAATCAAAAGCAAAATGCCGCAAATGACGACCGACATATCCGCTACGTTAAAAGTCGGCCAGCGGTCATAGCCCAATATGCCGAAAAACTTCACGTCTATAAAGTCGATAACGCCTTCCGCCCTGAAAAAGCGGTCGATCAAATTGCCGAACCCGCCGCCGACGATGCCGCAGATGCCCCAGCGCTGCAAGGGCGTAAAATCGTTCGACTTGAAATACAGCACCAAAATCAATACGAGGACAATCAAGGGCAAAAAGGCGAACACAAGCCGTCTGACCGGATGCGACAATCCGACGCCGATACTGAACGCGACGCCCGGATTATGCACGTGAATGATGCGCACGAGGTCGCCGAAAAAGCCGGCACCGACCGTATACGGCGGAATGTTTTGTACGACAAGGTGTTTTGTTATTTGATCCGCCGCGATGACGGCGATTGTCAGCAGCAGCGGCACAAGCTTTTTGAATAAGGCTTTCTTGTCTTTTAATACGGAATCTTTTACCATGACATTCACTATAGCATTTTTTTTACAAAACGCCTAGCGGGAAAGGATTCGGCATAAACGGAAAAGTGCCCTATAAGCCCGTGGGAACGTCGATAAAAACGGTTTCGATTCCAAGCTCTTTGCGCATTTTTTCGGCAAGCAGCGAAACGCCTACCGTTTCCGTTTGGTAGTGGCCGCCGGCTATAACGTTGATGCGGTTTTCGAGCGCTTCGTGGTATTGTTCGTGTTCTATTTCGCCCGTGATAAAAACATCGGCGCCTTCGGCGATTGCTTGCGGCAAATCGCTCCCCGCGCCGCCTGAAATAATCGCGGCTTTTTTAATTTCTTTTGTGCCGAAGGGCAACAATGTGCGCACCTTTTCTCCGTTCGGGAACAATCGCCGCATGAGTTCATCAAGATCGACCGGCTCTGAAAATTCGCCGAAAACGCCTATCGTCATGCCCTTCCACGTGCCGAAGGGGCGTAAGTCGTTCAGCCGTAAGCGGCGGGCAAGTCCGTAATTGTTCCCTACTTCTTCGTGTGCGTCCAGGGGCAAATGGGACGCGTACAAAGCGATGTCGTTGACGATGAGTTCTTTTATGCGCCGATAGTGGGCGCCGGTGAGTACCTGTTCGCGGTTCCAAAATATGCCGTGATGGACAACCAAAAGCCGGGCGCCGACAGCTGCGGTGCGCCGTATCGTTTCGGCGCAAGCGTCGACGGCAAAGGCCGCTTTTACGATTTGCGTTGCATCCGGCGCTTCGTTTTGTACCTGTATGCCGTTTTGCGAAGGGTCCTGTGCGTATGCGTCGGGATTCAAAACCGAACGAAACCATGTGTCGATTTCATGTAAGGTCATGGCAGCTTCTCCATATATGATTTAAGTGCGCCGGCAAAGCGGACGGGGCTTTGATTTGTTTTTTCGGCGCGACGTGCGGCAAAAAAGCCGCCTATGTTTTTAAAATCCGTATAAAAGAGCGCGAGCGAATCGGACGGATTTACGAAAAGTAAATCGGCCCTTTGAGCCGAATAGTAATCGGCCGCTTTTTTAAATTCCGCCGAAAGGGAAATTCCGGAGTTAAAAGTATCGGGTCGGCTCCCGGAGGGTGCATTTTCAATGCCCTGCAGCGTTGAAGAATCGAAGATTCCCCGTACAAACGAAGGATATTTTGCGTACAGTTCTTTTGCGCATAAAAGCGAATCGCCTTCGGTTACCAGGACGACCGAGTCGGCATACTCGCCGGCCTTTATAAGAAGCGCTTCGGTTTCGGCCTCTTTTTGCACAAGCAAATCGGCTTTAACCGCGCCGAAACGCTTTGGGTTTCGGTACAGACGGTGCAGGCTGAAGGCCTTTGTATAAAAGCGGTTAAAAAGCATTTTGTTCGGAGTGTTTTTTAAAAGGCTCGGTTCGTAAAAGTCACCGGTAAAAACGGTAATTCCCTGCATAGATGCGGCGCTTAAACGCAGCGCGGAATCGCCGCTGACGTTTTTTATGTCGGGCACAAAGACCGCTATGCGCTTTTTTTTCGGTGTCGAACCGGCAGTGCCGGCAGCGGTATTATTCCCGTCTGCAGCATTGTTGCCGCGCGGTTCGTACAGTGAGGTTATAAGGCTTGTGCGGCGAAAAAATTCCCGTTTAGGTACAAAGCCCCGGCTGAACGACCCCGTGTACAGCGTCCGCTGCGGCTCGGTCGGAGCCGGTTCCGGCCTCAAAACGAAGAGGGCGGCAAGCGCAAAGAGCACGACAATCGATTCGATAACGGCCGCAATGCGAAAGGTCATGCTGTAGCGGTCCACATACAGACGGCTGTTAAAACGCTGCAGAGCGCGGATATTGATCAGCAGCACCGACAGCGCAATTACCGTGATTGCCGCAAGTGCATACGACAGCCCGTACACGGCGATGAGCAGGAGCGCGAGAACGACGCTCAGCGGCGAAAGCGTAACGGTCGAATCCGCGTATGCGTGTTTTTTGAAAAACGGGCGGAACAGTACCGGCAAAAGCAGCAGCAGGACGGCTGCCTGTCCCAAAAATTCATCGGATAAACCCAGCATTCGTCTATCATAAATCAAAAGAAAAAATAGTACAACGGGCTTATTTTGTGCGCGTGAGGGCTTCGGAAATACTGTATGCGCGGTCGCCTATTTTTTCGATATTGCGCACCAAATCGATGTATAAAAGTTCGGCTTTAACGTCCGCGCCTTCTTCGAGCCGTTTACGCGCAACCTTTTTTAATTCTTTCCTGAACGAATCGATTTTGTTTTCGGTCTCCGCCGCTTGTGCCATTTCCTCGGGCGAAAGCGGGCGGTTTATATGCGCGTTTACAAAGTTCAATAATTGTTCAACCAAATCCACGTAGGGCTGCAGTGCGTCCATATCGGCTTTGTCGAA is a window encoding:
- a CDS encoding DUF5312 family protein, whose amino-acid sequence is MGILQQLIDFFKSLFAQEKSDMPQKQQLRKLETQLRQMNPPLYKNGELLPAFGELIFLLYTHTTPLFKLLGFMRASENARIKNRVYDMLIETGYMQNDRQKLASLSYEERKHRFEQSGNIQREAESQNHTLEELIHMLRSPAFIQIEATLKNLEIFYDLCAFNFIAFLKAFNPAFDSLNPENTFAPVLIDKTVTFLQDLYYITSGLEINASLARALMAIASSAQNDAKLPTDEVVVHVKKIAAVLTKFLNGETLKACILIAKDDASFKPDTVFVKSSPLADYASRLRTRFQSEEERIKVELQDSQLERETKDLFGDTPLLTLASYNEENNKLLKQDSAVSFLWITPMQIIKTFLSRFFEEQVKGLLNDIILEGFFNNPEQKTDFSSTVYACNDAQRILNAFEQSFAKGAKNDINLIIGYMNDGRRDPEFSRNLAVMVNNVNAEAKNFVQTQVSYFYDLYRYLLLLTDDAKKSVPEVMSNIKFLFTSSRNRSRVDFLEQSLPQWAAFLLVMKNYAVIGQVELPAKANR
- a CDS encoding rhomboid family intramembrane serine protease — encoded protein: MEPNIRRRFSYSYRNCALIITALNVLVFILTEAYPRLSVYLSLNTALIVRAHMYWQFVTYMFVHANLMHLIGNMLGVVFFGIAVERSLGSKEFVLMYFFTGIASGALSFAVYLAAGMHNVFLLGASGAVFGVLLVFSVLFPRSRIYIWGVLPVPAPLLVVGFALIEAANQLFGARSGVAHMTHLFGFAAAWAYIKIRMGQSPWKIWKDAYRR
- a CDS encoding phenylalanine--tRNA ligase subunit alpha — translated: MDIQALIKNLHPLEVKVLLAYTAKDELTASRLEKDLGYKEGHANQAFSWLTGKGLAEETGRTAHTYYEITELGRSVVKIGSTIEERFVNFIKEHGAHILPKIAAALHIENKDIGSAFGQLSKDGVLAMNDEKQVVVTDKPLPKRISIVKELLKRAAASENGQLDRDSLSPEEQDIIAGLAKKRGAADSPFKIVERETVTYKLTDSSAPVAEALKKAGITGNEIGEVTPQLLASGEWKNASFRSYNIGIPPARVIPGRANAYVSFLESVKDKLASLGFEEFDGPLVETEFWNSDALFMPQFHAARDIHDVYYVKNPMYAKKIDEPFLSNVAAAHENGGNTGSRGWNYTFDRDFTRRLILRSQGTVLSAHQLAKASVPGKYFGIARCFRYDKVDATHLSDFYQTEGIVLGKEVNLKTLLGFLEMFAVEIAGATDVKYVPGYFPFTEPSIEVHIKHPVLGWFELGGSGIFRSEVTKAMGVEVPVLAWGIGIDRMALMALGINDLRDLFSTDIEQTRLRRAL
- the glpK gene encoding glycerol kinase GlpK; translation: MNDYILALDQGTTSSRAILYNADAQPLLSCNKEFTQYYPQPGWVEHDAEELFECQLAVMKETVQKAEQKFGIRASDIAAAGITNQRETVVLWDKATGKPVYRAVVWQCRRTAGLCEHLRKEGMNEVIREKTGLLLDAYFSATKIKWILDNVEGLRARAQNGEILAGTIDTWLIWKLSGGKRHVTDVTNASRTMLYNIYAGGWDKDLLNLLNIPLCMLPEVRNSSEVYCNTSEQVCGFSIPLASAVGDQQSALFGQGCFNKGDVKNTYGTGCFMLMNTGSVPVVSKNKLLTTIALGINDEVQYALEGSIFMGGATIKWLRDELELISSAPEIDRLAESVPDSNGVYIVPAFTGLGSPYWDMYARGTIIGLTRGVKKAHICRAVLEAICYQVKDVINCMAEDASQPVASLKVDGGASVSNIMLQFQADIMNTSVCRPKNVETTALGAAFLAGLAVGFWKNKDDILAHWQTDRLFTPHMSDEKREELYAGWKRAVDRSRGWIKK
- the lspA gene encoding signal peptidase II, yielding MVKDSVLKDKKALFKKLVPLLLTIAVIAADQITKHLVVQNIPPYTVGAGFFGDLVRIIHVHNPGVAFSIGVGLSHPVRRLVFAFLPLIVLVLILVLYFKSNDFTPLQRWGICGIVGGGFGNLIDRFFRAEGVIDFIDVKFFGILGYDRWPTFNVADMSVVICGILLLISFFAAGAKAKGEDA
- a CDS encoding Nif3-like dinuclear metal center hexameric protein, which produces MTLHEIDTWFRSVLNPDAYAQDPSQNGIQVQNEAPDATQIVKAAFAVDACAETIRRTAAVGARLLVVHHGIFWNREQVLTGAHYRRIKELIVNDIALYASHLPLDAHEEVGNNYGLARRLRLNDLRPFGTWKGMTIGVFGEFSEPVDLDELMRRLFPNGEKVRTLLPFGTKEIKKAAIISGGAGSDLPQAIAEGADVFITGEIEHEQYHEALENRINVIAGGHYQTETVGVSLLAEKMRKELGIETVFIDVPTGL